TTATAAATTGCCATTAGCATGGGAAAGTGATGATATTACAGCTTTTATGGTTGCAAATCCCAATGGAGTAGTGCATACCGCACACCCTACTTTTTTCTATAGGATAAATGGGCAAACAATCACTAATACAGGTAATGTTGAGATAAAATTAGAATCTACAGACAAAGCTTATTTATGGTATAAAAATTTCTTAACATCATACTCTCCTGTAAATGTATTGGAACAACAGCTTTTATTGCAGATAAAACAGAATTTGGATTCGTTTTTTACTAAAAAGAAAATACATATAATAGCCTCAGATATTGCACAAAATGTATTTCATTCATTTAAGTGGATCTTTCATAAAAACAGCTACAACTTATCTAGTGTATTAGTATTGCAAAGTATAGCTAAAGGTATAGTCGATAGTATTAAACATTAATATATTTAAACCATAACTTGTGATGCAAGAAAAAATCTTAATAATCGCCCATCTTTCATTTTCAGGTATGGGACCGTATGTTAGTGAAATAGTGAACACATTATCACCTAATGATAATATTAACTATTTCTTTTTTGATATGGAGGATAATTTCTTTGAGAAAAATGTAAAGCCTGAATTACATTCAAAAAGTATTTTCTTTAAATTTCATCATGGTATAATTTCTAAGGCTGATTTCTTGCTTGGTTACTATAGTGCTAAATACCGTAGAAAACTATTATCTTATTGCGTAAAAAATGAAATTACTATTGTTCATTTTATCAATGGTTGTACAGATACTAAAGTATTGAATAAGCTTCATAAAAAAGGAATTAAAACATTAGTGACGGTACATGATTTACATCCTCACGAGCAGAAAAAAGAATTCTATAAAATATGGAAATATAAAGTTTTGGCTAAACAAGAAATGCAAAATTTTAAAATATGCCCTAACTTACTCACCAATAGCCGTCTTCAATATGAAGAACTAAAGCGAATGTTCCCTGAAAAAAATATTTTTTTTCATGAATTCCCTTCTTTGGTTTCAAGCGAAATTAAAAATGGAAATGAAATTCCTCCAGAACTTAGAGAATTGCAAAATAAATACATTCTTTTTTTTGGTCGAATAGAAGAATATAAAGGTATAGGATTACTCTTTGATGCTTTTTGTCAATCTTCAATCCTAAATAATAAATATACATTAGTTCTTGCGGGAAAAGGGAAATTACCGACAAAAATAACTGATCAAACACATAATGTAATATTAATTAACCGTTATATTGCTGACAAAGAAATCGCTTATTTATATCGAAATGCAGCTGCTGTTGTCTATCCTTACATATCAGCGACTCAATCAGGGGTATTATCTTTAGCTTGTTTTTTTTGTACTCCAATGTTAGTCTCAGACATTCCCTATTTTACTTCAATGGTAAGGCAGTCTAAAATAGCGATGACATTTAAAAGCGGCTGTATTGAAGACCTTACAAAACAATTAAAATGTTTATTAAACAGTGATACGTTGCAAATGGAAAAAGACCAGCAAGTATTTTATAACAAATATTACTCGAATGTTTCTATCAGAAACAGCTTGTTAAATATCTATCTCAACTTGAAATAGTACAATGAAAAAAATATCTTTTATTTTACCAATTTATAATGTTGCTCCATACTTACAACAATGTTTTGATTCGATACATCCTTTTCTTATAAAAGGTCATCAAATGATATTAGTCAATAACGGAGAAGGATCGCTTTTCAACAAATGGGGATTCTAAAATATATAGATTATTAAAAGACTATGACTTACAGGATTTTCATTGTATATTGGAGAATGGAAAGCAGCTCATTTCTGTTGTAGAAAAAATTCCTTAACTCATGTCTTGTTTTGATGCCACATATATTGCCCATAAAAATAAAGAATATATTACGCAGGCGATGAACTTGTTAAAAGTCATCAGACAAAGCTATGATGCGACTCTAAAGCTACATTAATTTTTTACTTTTAATATCATGCACATCTATTTTTTTATTCAGGATATATCCTTAACAGGTGGAACAGAAAGGGTAACAGTAAATTTGTCTAATCTGTTTGTTGCAAAAGGACATCAGGTGACTATCGTTTCTTTCAATAAGGGAAAAGAAAAAGAAACTTATCAAACAGTACCGGAAGTAGATATTGTTTATTTATCACATGAACGATATCCTATTGATAATGGTTTTATCGCTCGTTTATACTCTTTTTATCAAAGTATTAATGCTTTAAAAACGTTTTTTAAAACACAGGTAGACCAATATGAAAAGAATGTTTTCATCGGACAAAACTTTTTCGCCAATACCTTGTTATGGTTGATTGGACAATCTAAGTATGTATTAGGATGTGAACATTTTAAGTATGACTTGTATCCGAAACCTGTCAGGGCTTTAAGATGCTTTGTTTATTCTTTCTTTAAAAAGATAATCGTATTGACCGATAAAGTCCGGATGAGGTTTTGCAGGCATCTTCCACAAAATAAAGTTGTCACTATTCCTAATATGGCGATTGCTAATGATGATTTTAAATTGGACCTAACCAGTAAGACCATCATTGCCGTAGGGCGTTTGCATCCTTCAAAAGGATTTGACATGCTGATTCCAGCAGCAAAAGACGTATTTGACAAGCATCCGGATTGGCATTTGAACATATTCGGAGAAGGAGAATTGAAAGAGGCATTACAATCACAAATTCAAGCTCTTGGTCTGCAAAGGAATATATTCTTAAAGGGATATACGGATAATATAAATGGGGAGTTCGCAAAAAGCGCCTTTTTTGTATTATCATCCAGATATGAAGGTTTCCCCATGGTCTTAGTGGAAGCAATGAGCCTGGGGATGCCTTCTGTAGCATTCGATTGCCCGGAAGGTCCCGCACAATTATTGGCAGAAGGAGGAGGCATCTTAGTTGAAAAAGAAAACATCTCCAAATTGTCTGAAGCCATGGATTATATGATAGAACATCCCGATTTCAGACAAAAGTGTTCTAAACATAGAGAGTTCATAAAAGAGCATTTGTCTCCGAAAGTTATCTATGAAAAATGGCGAAATGTTTTTTTAAGTTAAATGAAAAATGCAATGAATAATTATGGCTGGATAGTTACGCGCGGTACATTACTTTTAATTACACTCCTTTTCTGGAAACAGTTTATGGAATACCAGCAGAAAACATTCTTTACATACATGGGGAAATATCAAACAAGCAGAATCTTCCTATTATAGGACATGATGGAACAGACACATTTGAACTTTGGACTAAGTCAAATCCTCAAGGATACAAACGACATTATACCTCTAATAGGGCAGAGCTGCCAGAAGAAGAAATGATGACCGAGGCTGTGGAGGAATACTTTGAGTTATCAAGAAAGCCCGTTGCCGACATTTTAAAGAAAAACGAATGTTTTATCAACGATTTGTATGATATCAGAACAATAATCATTCTCGGTCATTCTTTAGGGAATGTGGATATGCCTTACTTCAAAGCCATATATGAATCAAATGATAGTCCGGCACAAATAAAATGGTACATGAGCTACTATAGCGATTCCGAGAAAAGAACATTGGAAGAAAAATTGCGCTCACATGTTGTTGGCGACAAGACACCAATTGCGATGTTTAGAATGGAGGGCTGGCTGATACAGAAAAATCCATAACAGTGCATTGAATCTTTTCGTTTTATCTATTTCAAACAATATATTTTATGAATATCAAGATTTTGGTGGCGGCTCACAAGCAATGTGAAATGCCCAAAGACAACGTGTACCTGCCTGTACAGGTGGGCAAGGCTCTGCATCCGGATTTAGACTTAGGTTATCAGCCTGACAATGGGGGGGAGAACATTTCGGAGAAAAATCCTTATTACAGTGAACTGACTGCCGTTTATTGGGCTTGGAAAAACCTGAAGGCGGATTATGTAGGATTGGTGCATTACCGCAGATATCTCGGAATGAAACACGGGAAAGATAAGTGGCAATGTCTGCTGACAAAGGAAGAAGCCCAAACACTATGCAAGAAACATGACATCATATTGCCACAGAAACGGAGATACTATATAGAATCGCTTTGGTCGCACTACGAACATACGCACGACATTTCTCATTTGGAAAAGACCAAAGGTATTATTGCGAAAGACTATCCGGAATATCTGCCTGCTTTCAACAAGGTAATGAAACGAACGTGGGGACACATGTTTAACATGTTCATCATGAAGAAGAGTTATGCGGATGAGTATTGTGCATGGTTGTTTGACATTCTATTTAAAGTGGAGAAACAAATAGATTTCTCTACTTTGTCAGCATTTGATGCCCGCCTGTTCGGTAGAATCAGCGAGTTGCTACTTGATGTATGGATAGAGACCAAAGGGTATTCCTATAAAGAGGTAAAAATGATACAGCTGGGAAACGAGAACTGGTCTCAAAAAATAAAATACTTCTTGGCGGCTAAGTTCTTTGGCAAGAAATATACGCAAAGCAGATAAATCCATAAAATTGTAAGCAGTCAAAAAAAGGCTATTGATTGAAATGGGTACCTTCGCTGCCGACTAAATTTATAGAATTATGTATAGCAGTGAAGATCTTGAAAGGTTTTACTTTCAGTACCAGACGGAGGCGTTACCCCGTGGAGAATCTCTCCAATCGTTTTGTGTCAAGAACAAAGTCCCTTATAACATTTTCCAGAAATGGTTTAAGGATACCCGCAAAAAAGTAGTTGAGGTTCAGGTTGACGGTGCTCCTGAGATTACCCATGAAGAAAAGATTAAGAAGCTGTTTTGAATTTCTCCAAAAGTTTTTCTTGGCTTGATGTATCCGTTTTCGTGTGTGCTTTGGGCGATTTTTTGGTCTTTTTTGCTCCTGTTCTTCGTCAGATAGCCCGCTATCTTCCTCATCACAGAAGCGAAAATGCCTCAAAAACTCATCCCAAATCATCGCACGATAAATTCAAAACAGCTTCTAAGACTGGTGACCGGCCTAAACCTGTATCAAAAGGCTGCAATGACAATCCCGTCCGCATATGGATTGACATCCGTATCAGTAATGGGTTACACTTGTCCCAAAAGAATTTAAGCTATCAGGACTTAGTCCGGATGATAGAGAAGCTGGAGGGTCTATGCTGAGTGTTACCGGTCTGAATCATTTTTATTATGTGCGTGACTTTACCGATATGCGTTGCAAGCACAGCCGTGTGTTGTCTATCATTCATAGGAATGACCATTTCTAAAAACACCTTACGCAACTGGCTTAAGAAAGGCAAGAAATACCTTGATGAGCTGGTTCGTGTATTGAAGAGTATCATGTCCAACGGATACAAGGCTTATATATTTATCGGGGATGAGTTGAAATCCGCCCGGTTTAAAGATACCATACATCAAGTTTGTATGTCCCATGTCAAAAACAAGTTTGTCAAGGCTTACAACCAGGGCGGTGAACCGACGGCTGAACGCTTTTCCAATATCTTAAGGGAATTCTTTATGAGGGAGCGTAAATATGATGATGCCGGATTTAGAAGCTGTTTTGAATTTCTCCAAAAAGTTTTTCTTGGCTTGATGTGTTCGTTTTCGTGTGTGCTTTGGGCGATTTTTTGGTCCTTTTCGCTCCTGTTCTTCGTCAGATAGCCCGCTATCTTCCTCATCACAGAAGCGAAAATGCCTCAAAAACTCATCCCAAATCATCACACGATAAATTCAAAACAGCTTCTAAATTCAAAACCAATTAATTAACAAAACTCGGTTTAGGGCACTGAAAAGTGCCCTTTCAAAAGGGGTGAGTGCTTACCCTTCTAACATCCATTTCCAGACAGGAATGATTTCGATAGTCTGATTACCTATAACAATACTGCTTTCCTCATTATAAGTAATGACAACCGAACGCTTTAGAGGCTTGAAGGCATTAAGCTTGACTAAGGCGGAAACTTCACGGTTGCGAGTCTCTTGATCGCTCATGTCATAAGATACTTGTATGCCAAGTTGCTCCGAAGGTATATAAAAATCAACTTCTACATTCCGGTTGTAATAAAACAACCCTTCACCGTATGTACGTAGCAAATAAATAGACACCACATTTTCAAGCAGCTTGCTTTCTGGGTTAATAAGAAAAAGATTCAAAACACCGTTGTCATAAAAATAATGTTTCTGCATCACTTCCCGTTGCGGAATGGTATCGGTAAAGTTTGATATGGAAAAGCAGAGATACGCTTCTTTTAAATAAGATAAATAGGTTGATATGGTGTTACGGTTTATTTTAGTTCCATCACCTTGCAAAATGTTTTGCAGACGCTTTACAGCCATCGGCTGCATTACGCTATCAGCAAGCTTCCGTATAAGTAGCGTCATACTTCGTTCGTTACGAATGCCTTTTCTAATAATGATATCCGAATAGAGCACTTTCTGGTAAAGTGACGTAAGCCATAAACGCTTATCGATGAAAGAAAATGATTCAGCCAACCCACCGAAATAAAAGTAATCGCTAAGTAAACGTACTACTTCCGCTTTTTGAGACGTAAGATGCCAATGCGGTTGAAGCACCACTCCTTTATATTGCAGGTATTCGGAAAAAGTGAAAGGCCAAATCTCTTGCATAAGGAATCGGCCTCCAAGCGTAGATGCTATTTCCCGACTCAGCATGTGCGCGTTACTGCCTGTAATGAATACCCGCCGTCCTTCATCGGCAAGTCTTCTGGCAAAATGCTCCCAACCGTCAATGTTTTGGATTTCATCGAGAAAGATTATCGGCTCATGTACAAAAAGTTCGCTGTAAGCATCAATGATAATGTGTAAGTCTTCTTTTTTAATATCGGTAATCCGTTCATCTTCGAAATTAACGAACAAGATTTCATGCGCATCATGTCCTTCATTTAACAATTGCTGAATATATTGATAAAGCATGTATGTTTTACCGGCACGACGCATCCCGACAAAAACGTAATTCCCTACCGGATCTATTTTTATATTACGTTTTTGCAACTTTATATTTTTAATGAAATCTTGTTGCCACAA
The Phocaeicola salanitronis DSM 18170 genome window above contains:
- a CDS encoding DUF4422 domain-containing protein yields the protein MNIKILVAAHKQCEMPKDNVYLPVQVGKALHPDLDLGYQPDNGGENISEKNPYYSELTAVYWAWKNLKADYVGLVHYRRYLGMKHGKDKWQCLLTKEEAQTLCKKHDIILPQKRRYYIESLWSHYEHTHDISHLEKTKGIIAKDYPEYLPAFNKVMKRTWGHMFNMFIMKKSYADEYCAWLFDILFKVEKQIDFSTLSAFDARLFGRISELLLDVWIETKGYSYKEVKMIQLGNENWSQKIKYFLAAKFFGKKYTQSR
- a CDS encoding glycosyltransferase; this translates as MQEKILIIAHLSFSGMGPYVSEIVNTLSPNDNINYFFFDMEDNFFEKNVKPELHSKSIFFKFHHGIISKADFLLGYYSAKYRRKLLSYCVKNEITIVHFINGCTDTKVLNKLHKKGIKTLVTVHDLHPHEQKKEFYKIWKYKVLAKQEMQNFKICPNLLTNSRLQYEELKRMFPEKNIFFHEFPSLVSSEIKNGNEIPPELRELQNKYILFFGRIEEYKGIGLLFDAFCQSSILNNKYTLVLAGKGKLPTKITDQTHNVILINRYIADKEIAYLYRNAAAVVYPYISATQSGVLSLACFFCTPMLVSDIPYFTSMVRQSKIAMTFKSGCIEDLTKQLKCLLNSDTLQMEKDQQVFYNKYYSNVSIRNSLLNIYLNLK
- a CDS encoding bacteriophage abortive infection AbiH family protein — protein: MTFNYTPFLETVYGIPAENILYIHGEISNKQNLPIIGHDGTDTFELWTKSNPQGYKRHYTSNRAELPEEEMMTEAVEEYFELSRKPVADILKKNECFINDLYDIRTIIILGHSLGNVDMPYFKAIYESNDSPAQIKWYMSYYSDSEKRTLEEKLRSHVVGDKTPIAMFRMEGWLIQKNP
- a CDS encoding ATP-binding protein — its product is MGDFLVLSAPVLRQIARYLPHHRSENASKTHPKSAHDKFKTASYYLIFLMILFYRKHKSDKYALYKEHILHDYALYIIIFTIFAFKAKINMGKKVIQEIILWQQDFIKNIKLQKRNIKIDPVGNYVFVGMRRAGKTYMLYQYIQQLLNEGHDAHEILFVNFEDERITDIKKEDLHIIIDAYSELFVHEPIIFLDEIQNIDGWEHFARRLADEGRRVFITGSNAHMLSREIASTLGGRFLMQEIWPFTFSEYLQYKGVVLQPHWHLTSQKAEVVRLLSDYFYFGGLAESFSFIDKRLWLTSLYQKVLYSDIIIRKGIRNERSMTLLIRKLADSVMQPMAVKRLQNILQGDGTKINRNTISTYLSYLKEAYLCFSISNFTDTIPQREVMQKHYFYDNGVLNLFLINPESKLLENVVSIYLLRTYGEGLFYYNRNVEVDFYIPSEQLGIQVSYDMSDQETRNREVSALVKLNAFKPLKRSVVITYNEESSIVIGNQTIEIIPVWKWMLEG
- a CDS encoding glycosyltransferase family 4 protein — its product is MHIYFFIQDISLTGGTERVTVNLSNLFVAKGHQVTIVSFNKGKEKETYQTVPEVDIVYLSHERYPIDNGFIARLYSFYQSINALKTFFKTQVDQYEKNVFIGQNFFANTLLWLIGQSKYVLGCEHFKYDLYPKPVRALRCFVYSFFKKIIVLTDKVRMRFCRHLPQNKVVTIPNMAIANDDFKLDLTSKTIIAVGRLHPSKGFDMLIPAAKDVFDKHPDWHLNIFGEGELKEALQSQIQALGLQRNIFLKGYTDNINGEFAKSAFFVLSSRYEGFPMVLVEAMSLGMPSVAFDCPEGPAQLLAEGGGILVEKENISKLSEAMDYMIEHPDFRQKCSKHREFIKEHLSPKVIYEKWRNVFLS